The sequence GTATGGAGTATGATGTACGGTGTAATATATCATGTATGGAGTCGGATGTACGGTGTAATATATCATGTATGGAGTATGATGTACGGTGTAATATATCATGTATGGAGTATGATGTACGGTGTAATATATCATGTATGGAGTATGATGTACGGTGTAATATATCATGTATGGAGTATGATGTACGGTATAATATATCATGTATGGAGTATGATGTATGGTGTAATATATCATATATGGAGTATGATGTACGGTGTAATATATCATGTATGGAGTATGATGTATGGTGTAATATATCATGTATGGAGTATGATGTACGGTGTAATATATCATGTATGGAGTATGATGTATGGTGTAATATATCATGTATGGAGTATGATGTACGGTGTAATATATCATGTATGGAGTATGATGTATGGTGTAATATATCATGTATGGAGTATGATGTACGGTGTAATATATCATGTATAGAGTATGATGTACGGTGTAATATATCATGTATGGAGTATGATGTATGGTGTAATATATCATGTATGGAGTATGATGTATGGTGTAATATATCATGTATGGAGTATGATGTATGGTGTAATATATCATATATGGAGTATGATGTACGGTGTAATATATCATGTATGGAGTATGATGTACGGTGTAATATATCATGTATGGAGTATGATGTATGGTGTAATATATCATGTATGGAGTATGATGTACGGTGTAATATATCATGTATGGAGTATGATGTACGGTGTAATATATAATGTATGGAGTATGATGTACAGTGTAATATATCATGTATGGAGTATGATGTACGGTGTAATATATCATGTATGGAGTATGATGTATGGTGTAATATATCATGTATGGAGTATGATGTACAGTGTAATATATCATGTATGGAGTATGATGTACGGTGTAATATATCATGTATGGAGTATGATGTATGGTGTAATATATCATGTATGGAGTATGATGTACGGTGTAATATATCATGTATGGAGTATGATGTACGGTGTAATATATCATGTATGGAGTATGATGTGCGGTGTAATATATCATGTATGGAGTATGATGTACAGTGTAATATATCATGTATGGAGTATGATGTACGGTGTAATATATCATGTATGGAGTATGATGTACGGTGTAATATATCATGTATGGAGTATGATGTACGGTGTAATATATCATGTATGGAGTATGATGTGCGGTGTAATATATCATGTATGGAGTATGATGTATGGTGTAATATATCATGTATGGAGTATGATGTACGGTGTAATATATCATGTATGGAGTATGATGTACGGTGTAATATATCATGTATGGAGTATGATGTATGGTGTAATATATCATGTATGGAGTATGATGTATGGTGGGGGTTATTTCAGGATGAGTCCATGCAGTGGATATCACCCTGGTGACGTGTGCGGGGGTCTCGTCATGTGAGGTTGTTTGTGTAGTTGATGTGTTTTTCTGCATCGTGCGTGTCTTTGTTGTCATGGAAACCCCCGGTCTCCGTCCCTGACGTCTCCTCCATGTACTGTGCTCAGGAGCAAAAGTAACCTGCGAGAGTCTGCTGAAATCATGTGGACAACCTGATATAGAGAATACTATATAATGTATAGCATCGGAGAGCTGCCAGGATCCTGAATCAAAGATCATAACACAATATAACGTCATATAATAACTATACAGaacatatatgtacagtatatatagtactACACTATTGAGAAATTATAGTGGTCAAGTAATATTCAAAGCTCCTAATTTGCCCTTTAGGTTTAGGTGTTGCAATAAAAACTTTTCTAAAAAATATTTTACCATTACAGAATATaataaatgtacagtatataatagtgtGGCATATAATACACCAGCACAGTCTATAATAATGGTAtcatatataatagtacagtatataatagtgcaGCATATAATACACCAGCACAGTATATAATAATGGTAtaatataatagtacagtatatattacACCAGTACGGGCTATAAAAATGGTATTATATAATAGTGCAGCATATAATACACCAGTACGGTCTATGATAatggtataatatataatagtacagtatataatagtgcaGCATATAATACACCAGTATGGTCTATAATAATGGTATAATATAATAGTACTGGATATAATAGTACAGCATATAATACACTAGCACAGTCTATAATAATGGTAtaatataatagtacagtatataatagtacagtatatagtagTGAAGCATATAATACACCAGCACAGTCTATAATAATGGTAtaatataatagtacagtatataatagtgcaGCATATAATACACTAGCACAGTCTATAATAATGGTAtaatataatagtacagtatataatagtgcaGTGTATAATACTCCATCACAGTCTACCTAATTTCTGACTGGTGTGATGTACAAATTACGACCAGTTTGACCAGTAAGTGacaccttgtggtcatcaatatgGTAAGTGGCAGTGAGCTGTGGACTTCTGAGGTGCACTCCTTACTTTTGGGGATTTGGGGGCCTTTGTTTCAGAAGTCTCCATCTTTTGTTTCTTGCAGAGTTTTTCTTCAGTGGACACAAAGAATTTCACTTCTCCTACAACAACACAAAGCCGAGCAGCCCCCCAGCACTATCTGCTGAAATACCACCACCAGCAGAGGGCACTGCACCCACCGACAGCcctgaggatgatgatgatgatgatgatgatgatgagaaggaggagaatgATGTACTGGGGCAGGTGAGTCACTGGGAGTAGAAAGGGGCTGACTTTATTTAAAGGAACAGCATCCCCATTTAACCTTGCGCTTTCTCCGCCATAATCTGTCCCCACAGAAATGTTTTAAGACACCCAATGGCTACATGTGCGAATCCAAAGCGAATTCAGTGAgctatgacatcacagagctggcgaCCTCCTCACTGATTGGTAAGTAGCAGATCTGGAATTATCAGAGTCATTTCTTCACCTTCAGGGGTGACAATCACTGGGGTGTAGTAACATTGGCAATTACCCAGGACTCTGGTTTTCTAAGAGGCCTCGAAGACAGGAACCTTGTGAAAACTAAAACCGCCCAGTATTGTTCAGCGGAGTATGGTGGTGTTGGTAGGAAATTGTTTGCCAATAATATGTGGGCTCTTTAAGGGAATATTAGGATACTGCAGATGGTTTTGGCACTATATGGCGCTTTTatgtgggttgtgtctggtagtaTTATTTGATCATTATATGGAAGTATTATGTGGGCTATGCCTGGCAGTATTATTTGGTTGTCATATGGCAGTATTACGTGGGCTGTGTCTGGCAGTATTATTTGGTTGTCATATGGCAGTATTACGTGGGCTGTGTCTAGCAGTATTATTTGTTTATtacatggcagtgttatgtgggctgTGTCTGGCAGCATTATTTGGTTGTCATATAGCAGTATTACGTGGGCTGTGTCTGGCAGTATTATTTGGTCGTCATATGGCAGTATTACGTGGGCTGTGTCTAGCAGTATTATTTGTTTATTACATGGCAGTTATGTGGGCTGTGTCTGGCAGTATTATTTGGTCATTATATAGTGGTTATATTTTCTCGtctatggtagtattattttggAAATATATGTAGGTATTATAGCATATAGGCCGTGTCTAGCAGTATGATTTGGTTATTATATAGAGGCATTATTATGTGGGCTATGTCTGGCAGTGTTACGTTAACACTATATGGGGGTATAATGTGGGTTAAAGTTGCATAAATAGCAAGCAGTGCGCTCACAGATGGCTTTTAACCCTGTTTACGTGTTGCCCAGGGCCCCCTCATTTCCTTTGCTTGTGTGAcatgcccccacccccaccatcACTCCGCTGCGGTGACCCCATCTGCTCCGGTCGTGGTGCGGTGTGCGGTGGTTCAGGTTCTCCGGCAGTAATTACTGTGATCTTGAGATTAGCGAGATGAGCGTTACTGTGGAAACCTCATGGATCTGACTCTTCTGAGAACATTCACCAGGACAATTCCAGGTAGACTCCAGTCACAGTGCAGATATCATggatccaggggcgtagctatagggggtgcagaggtagcagtcgctaccgggcccaggagcctgaggggcccaaagacccttgtgccacataagaagataccagtattatagaaagtgcatgctggtcaagttatagctctggctggagggaaggggttaggtcaagaatttggcatgggtctACTGTTTCAATTTTTTGCCGCAGGCAGCATGAAGTCTATGTGCTTCCCTAGCTACAAAACACTGAGGGaacggggcccaagctgaacccttggaccagggcccatgagcctttagctacgcccctgcatggatcccccctcccccagaaGTATACGACCAGAGAAGACCCTCAAGGGCTATCACTCAACAGTGAGGGGACCCATAGCAGTCACATTCTGGTGCACATTCCATCCAAAACCTTCCATGACTGCTCCCCATGAGCTCTGCCTCCATCTCTAGGTCTGGTGCAAACCATTAAAGACCACATCACCAAGCCCACCGCCATGGCCCGTGGCCGGGTGGCCCATCTGATCGAGTGGAAAGGCTGGAGCGCCTCCCAATCCGGCTGGGACCCCTCCCTGACCGATGAGGAACACTACTCAGACCTGACAGacgagctgaaggaggcacgatttGCAGCAGGTAAGGTCTATGTCCGCCTTCGGTTAGGTCTCTatccgttttgcggatctgcaaatcacTAATACCGGCCGAgtgcatgccgccattttttttttcaaaacggacaagaataggacatgttctatttttttgcggggccagggAATGGACTTACAGATGCGCACAGGtggccccattgagatgaatgggtccgcatctgatccgcaaaaaatgtggaccaaAACTACTGCTGTGTGCATAAGGTGAGGAAGACCAAAGAATCTCCATCTCTTTAAGTGTTGGTTTGTCTACATCACGGGAGCCATTATTAGAGGTCGTAGTGTGGATTTAGGCTGGGGGTGGGGCGGGGGGGTCTGACGCCGCTTCTCTGACCCTCCATGTTGTCTGCTCCTCAGGGGTTGCCGAGCAGTTCGCCATCACTGAAGCCACTCTCAGCACATGGTCCTCTTTGGATGACGAAGAGATGCATTATGGGCTCGGCTCCCAAGACGTCCGACAGCTTCAAGGTAATCCCATAAGAGAAGCCAGAAACCACTGCCTCCTATATAGGACCCTGTACACATTCAGGGACAGTAACCAGAAGAACGTTAGGCTGACGGCTAACGATGGTGTGGACAGCTAGAAAGGAAGTCCTGAATGCCGCACAATATTCCTTCCCCAGGGGTCAGCAAACTCCGCCACAACATCTGTTAcatgactacaactcccagcatgctccatgtgCTTCTACAGCCAAACAaaggggagttgtagttttaccacaccaGAGCTTGCTGATCCCTTCTGCCCCAAATCTCTCTCCTCTTCTAGACTCCgggctgcactgatacattgtaacaacgaTAGCAGCAGTGTAGGCAGGACATGgtcctattcactgacagcaagcattgTCAGGAAAATGTCAAAACTTATGGAGAGGGTGATATGTCGGTGACTGTCTGGTCTTGTCGTGTCCCCTCGCCCTCGTCAGGTTATACACTGGGATGTCTTCTAGTGCAGAGGTTAATGACGGGGCCCCATCTGCTGCGCGGATCTCCCC is a genomic window of Bufo bufo chromosome 1, aBufBuf1.1, whole genome shotgun sequence containing:
- the FAM131C gene encoding protein FAM131C — its product is MGSCISKEFFFSGHKEFHFSYNNTKPSSPPALSAEIPPPAEGTAPTDSPEDDDDDDDDDEKEENDVLGQKCFKTPNGYMCESKANSVSYDITELATSSLIGLVQTIKDHITKPTAMARGRVAHLIEWKGWSASQSGWDPSLTDEEHYSDLTDELKEARFAAGVAEQFAITEATLSTWSSLDDEEMHYGLGSQDVRQLQDLESLYLQSRLLSYAQGTCGSDLGGSLPGLSYSSAMSLAAASQQVLPVERWDVSEPRSHQSIFPSPLLNGGRSSSSDNSKAAVPAEGENAPETCKPRLNSSLHYVDSSSLSEDEVFYN